The following coding sequences are from one Anabaena sphaerica FACHB-251 window:
- a CDS encoding serine/threonine-protein kinase encodes MSDPNTGRLLSNRYQLQELIGTGAMGRVYRAKDILLGGVPVAIKFLALSIENEKMRLQERFEREAKTCALLGQKNIHIVRVMDYGVDENNTPYYVMEYLQGQSLSTVIRTQTLSLPRFLSMARQICLGLQSAHNGIPVDGVICPIIHRDIKPSNMLVIQDPSFGELVKVLDFGIAKLIMSDSDQTKFYLGTLAYSSPEQIEGKELDNRSDIYSLGVMMFEMLTAKMPLVASTHSFGAWYQTHKFQKPMSFAEANPKLGIPKQVQDLIMSCLEKKPKDRPQTVKEILSVLVAAEQQDKISQSNSQNIPATTQNLKTQPQPEKKTKIERPISTISEKKLKTELRLSSINDDVTRQLSWPPNKPIADIVFPQPIDNNGEFSLALWVMLPQQEIQKRLVCTRYNQFLFISLPHPMVLWITVIYNREHGAKWLPYYLDLKTNFGQEIIRLLHYTGCYRLLFFARETPSRCNHVLVSSIAPIQRERLQEWLEISKVSTSSTDAQTSKTLLKQEYEKIKRQILAKLETIDTDSSFDISG; translated from the coding sequence ATGTCAGACCCCAACACTGGTCGCTTACTTAGCAACCGTTACCAGCTTCAAGAGTTAATTGGTACTGGAGCAATGGGACGGGTGTATCGTGCTAAGGATATTTTGTTGGGAGGTGTGCCGGTTGCAATCAAGTTTCTTGCTTTATCCATCGAAAACGAAAAAATGCGTTTGCAAGAGCGTTTTGAGCGAGAAGCAAAAACCTGTGCCTTACTAGGTCAAAAAAATATTCATATTGTCCGCGTAATGGACTATGGCGTAGATGAAAATAACACCCCATACTACGTTATGGAATACTTGCAAGGACAAAGCTTAAGCACTGTCATCCGCACCCAAACTCTTTCTTTACCTAGATTCCTGAGCATGGCACGGCAAATCTGCCTGGGTTTACAATCTGCTCACAATGGTATCCCCGTAGATGGAGTTATCTGCCCCATTATTCATCGTGATATTAAGCCGAGCAATATGCTGGTGATTCAAGACCCCAGTTTTGGAGAATTAGTCAAGGTCTTAGACTTTGGGATTGCCAAGTTAATCATGTCGGATAGTGATCAGACGAAATTTTATTTGGGTACTCTTGCTTATTCTTCTCCCGAACAAATTGAAGGCAAAGAATTAGATAATCGCTCTGATATTTATAGTTTGGGTGTGATGATGTTTGAAATGCTCACAGCTAAGATGCCACTAGTCGCATCAACCCATTCTTTTGGAGCCTGGTATCAAACCCATAAATTTCAAAAACCCATGTCTTTTGCTGAGGCTAATCCTAAATTAGGAATACCAAAGCAAGTGCAAGATTTGATAATGAGTTGTTTGGAAAAAAAACCAAAAGATCGCCCCCAAACTGTCAAGGAAATTCTCAGTGTCTTAGTAGCCGCAGAACAGCAAGACAAAATCAGTCAATCAAATAGTCAAAATATTCCTGCAACCACGCAGAACTTAAAAACTCAACCGCAGCCTGAAAAAAAGACGAAAATTGAACGACCGATATCTACAATATCGGAAAAAAAACTCAAAACTGAACTGCGCTTATCCTCAATCAATGATGATGTTACTCGGCAGCTTTCTTGGCCACCAAATAAACCAATTGCTGATATTGTTTTTCCTCAACCCATTGATAATAATGGCGAATTTTCTCTAGCCTTGTGGGTGATGCTACCTCAGCAGGAAATTCAAAAGCGTTTAGTTTGTACTCGATACAATCAATTCCTTTTTATTTCTCTTCCCCATCCCATGGTGTTATGGATTACAGTCATCTACAACCGCGAACACGGAGCTAAATGGTTGCCTTACTACCTTGATCTCAAAACCAATTTTGGTCAGGAAATCATTCGCTTGCTGCATTATACAGGTTGTTATCGCTTGTTGTTTTTTGCACGAGAAACACCCAGCCGCTGTAACCATGTTCTAGTTTCCAGTATTGCTCCAATTCAACGTGAACGACTGCAAGAGTGGCTAGAAATCAGCAAGGTATCTACATCATCTACGGATGCCCAAACTAGTAAAACTTTGCTGAAACAGGAGTATGAAAAGATTAAACGGCAAATTTTAGCCAAACTGGAAACAATTGATACTGATTCATCTTTTGACATATCTGGTTAA
- a CDS encoding NblA/ycf18 family protein: MNQPIELSLEQQFNIRSFATQVKDMSHEQAQDFLVKLYEQMVMREATYKELLKHQWGLDSGSTMA; this comes from the coding sequence ATGAATCAACCAATTGAGCTTTCCTTGGAACAGCAATTTAACATCCGTTCATTTGCCACACAAGTCAAGGATATGAGCCATGAACAAGCCCAAGACTTTTTAGTGAAGCTATATGAGCAAATGGTTATGCGGGAAGCAACTTATAAAGAGCTTCTCAAGCATCAGTGGGGATTAGATTCAGGTTCCACTATGGCATAG
- a CDS encoding Stp1/IreP family PP2C-type Ser/Thr phosphatase codes for MKLNFTGSTDPGLIRSNNQDAYYIDPEGRFFIVADGMGGHAGGEEASRIATQEIKAYLSANWQSSQPAPELLEQALWAANKAILQDQQNHPQRADMGTTVVAVVFRSPEPPLCAHVGDSRLYRLRESQLEQITEDHTWIARAIKIGDLSAQEARLHPYRHVLSRCLGREDLHHVDVQPLDIKSGDRLLLCSDGLTEELVEQKIKSCLEDFSVLDKAAFSLIEAAKEQGGHDNITVVLVAVEENS; via the coding sequence ATGAAACTTAACTTCACGGGTTCTACTGATCCGGGACTTATTCGTTCTAATAATCAAGATGCTTACTATATAGACCCTGAAGGGCGATTTTTTATAGTTGCTGACGGTATGGGTGGTCATGCAGGAGGAGAGGAAGCAAGTCGCATTGCTACCCAAGAAATTAAGGCTTATTTATCGGCAAATTGGCAATCTTCCCAACCCGCACCAGAATTATTAGAACAAGCTTTATGGGCAGCTAATAAAGCCATTTTGCAGGATCAGCAAAATCATCCCCAACGTGCTGATATGGGGACAACGGTTGTAGCCGTGGTTTTCCGTTCTCCAGAACCACCTTTGTGCGCTCATGTCGGAGATTCACGACTATACCGGTTGAGAGAATCCCAACTCGAGCAAATTACAGAAGATCATACTTGGATAGCCAGAGCCATCAAAATAGGCGATCTCTCAGCCCAGGAAGCCAGGTTACATCCCTATCGTCATGTTTTATCACGCTGTTTGGGACGTGAAGACTTGCATCATGTTGATGTACAACCACTAGATATAAAATCTGGCGATCGCTTGCTTTTATGTAGCGATGGACTGACCGAAGAACTCGTTGAGCAAAAGATTAAAAGCTGCCTCGAAGATTTTTCTGTCCTGGATAAAGCAGCCTTCTCTCTAATTGAAGCCGCAAAAGAGCAAGGTGGACACGACAACATCACAGTCGTCCTGGTCGCTGTGGAAGAAAATTCTTAA
- a CDS encoding ABC1 kinase family protein — translation MEQGYSDKAYRWNREKYSSKRRYVDIWSFVLTLMFKLWRYNKAWSYPGGVTEAKQAARRKAQAIWIRNTFLDLGPTFIKVGQLFSTRADIFPSEYVEELSKLQDRVPAFSYEQVETIIEQELGKKIPELFHSFEPVPLAAASLGQVHKAVLHSGESVVVKVQRPGLKKLFEIDLQILKGIARYFQNHPRWGKGRDWMGIYEECCRILWEEIDYLGEGRNADTFRRNFRAYDWVKVPRVYWRYTTSRVISLEYVPGIKVSQYEALEAAGVDRKAIARYGAQAYLHQLLNNGFFHADPHPGNLAVSPDGALIFYDFGMMGTIKSNVREGLMATLFGIAQKDGDRVVQSLIDLGAIAPVDDMGPVRRSVQYMLDNFMDKPFENQSVAAISEDLYEIAYNQPFRFPATFTFVMRAFSTLEGVGKGLDPEFNFMEVAQPYAMELMTNSSGPEGNSFLNELSRQAVQVSSTALGLPRRLEDTLDKLERGDIRLRVRSVETERLLRRQSNIQMGMSYALIISAFTVSATILLVNHYVWLAAIAGLIAAGVSFILLRLISRLDRYDHKY, via the coding sequence ATGGAACAAGGTTATTCAGATAAGGCTTACCGTTGGAATCGGGAAAAATACTCTAGCAAACGCCGCTATGTGGATATTTGGTCTTTTGTTTTGACCTTAATGTTCAAACTTTGGCGGTATAATAAAGCTTGGAGTTACCCTGGTGGTGTAACAGAAGCCAAACAAGCTGCTAGACGTAAAGCTCAAGCAATCTGGATTAGAAATACCTTTTTAGATTTGGGACCGACTTTTATTAAAGTTGGGCAGTTGTTTTCTACCCGTGCGGATATATTTCCTAGTGAATATGTAGAGGAACTATCTAAGTTACAAGATAGAGTGCCAGCATTTAGCTATGAGCAAGTAGAAACGATTATTGAGCAAGAATTAGGTAAAAAAATTCCTGAACTATTCCACAGTTTTGAACCTGTTCCCCTTGCTGCTGCTAGTTTGGGACAAGTACACAAAGCTGTTTTACATTCTGGAGAATCAGTAGTTGTCAAGGTGCAACGTCCGGGACTCAAGAAGCTATTTGAAATAGATTTACAAATTCTCAAGGGTATTGCTCGTTACTTTCAAAACCATCCCCGGTGGGGAAAGGGAAGAGATTGGATGGGCATTTATGAAGAATGTTGTCGCATTCTTTGGGAAGAAATTGATTACTTGGGTGAAGGGCGCAATGCTGATACTTTTCGCCGCAATTTCCGCGCTTACGACTGGGTGAAAGTACCCAGGGTTTACTGGCGTTATACTACCTCTAGGGTAATTAGTTTGGAATATGTACCGGGGATTAAAGTTAGTCAGTATGAGGCTCTAGAGGCGGCAGGTGTGGATCGAAAAGCGATCGCTCGTTACGGCGCTCAAGCTTACTTACACCAGTTATTAAATAATGGTTTCTTCCACGCTGACCCCCACCCTGGTAATCTAGCCGTTAGCCCCGATGGTGCTTTGATTTTCTACGATTTCGGGATGATGGGAACGATTAAATCCAATGTCCGAGAAGGTTTGATGGCAACTCTGTTTGGTATCGCCCAAAAAGATGGCGATCGCGTGGTTCAGTCTCTGATCGATTTGGGAGCGATCGCTCCCGTAGATGACATGGGACCTGTGCGGCGTTCCGTCCAGTATATGCTGGACAATTTCATGGATAAACCCTTTGAAAACCAATCAGTTGCCGCTATCAGTGAAGACCTGTATGAAATAGCTTACAATCAACCATTTAGATTTCCCGCAACTTTCACTTTTGTGATGCGGGCTTTTTCTACCCTGGAGGGGGTAGGTAAGGGCTTAGATCCAGAATTTAATTTTATGGAAGTTGCCCAGCCTTATGCAATGGAACTTATGACTAATAGTAGTGGTCCAGAGGGGAATAGCTTCTTGAATGAATTAAGTCGTCAAGCAGTACAAGTAAGTAGCACTGCTTTAGGTTTACCACGTCGATTAGAAGATACTCTAGATAAGTTAGAGCGCGGTGATATTCGTCTACGGGTTCGTTCTGTAGAAACAGAACGGCTGTTAAGACGACAGAGTAATATTCAGATGGGAATGAGTTATGCTTTGATAATCAGTGCTTTTACTGTTTCAGCTACCATTCTCCTGGTTAATCATTATGTATGGTTAGCCGCAATAGCTGGTTTAATTGCTGCCGGAGTCTCATTCATACTTCTCCGGCTAATTTCACGCCTTGACCGTTATGATCATAAGTATTAA
- a CDS encoding DUF6825 family protein encodes MSNPLVQAFFVGRAVAEVINERVEIALTDALSELGKFDAEAREQLHQFTEEVIARANRAAESAETGTTTGSSASGSGSTDLQAEIDELRAEIALLRTELQKYRSTSK; translated from the coding sequence ATGAGTAATCCCCTTGTGCAAGCCTTTTTTGTAGGCAGAGCAGTAGCTGAAGTAATTAATGAGCGTGTAGAAATCGCCTTGACCGATGCTTTGAGTGAACTGGGTAAATTTGATGCTGAAGCCAGAGAGCAGCTACACCAGTTTACAGAAGAAGTGATAGCACGAGCTAATCGGGCAGCTGAATCCGCCGAAACTGGCACCACTACAGGTAGTAGTGCATCTGGCTCAGGTTCAACAGACTTACAGGCGGAAATAGATGAATTACGGGCTGAAATAGCCTTATTGCGAACTGAACTCCAAAAATATCGCAGTACGTCAAAATAG
- a CDS encoding CBS domain-containing protein, whose protein sequence is MDIILCHTTADFDALGAAVGLTCLKPGSKIVLTGGAHPPVRDFLALYRDEYSLIERRAVNPEKIRSLMVVDTQQRDRLGKAAEWFDLPNVQEIVVYDHHLGQDSDIPTTQLYVDRVGATTTLMVEELQKRGISLTSAQATVMALGIHVDTGSLTYDQSTSRDALALAWLMQQGASLSVISTYRDPGLSPQLQQLLTQALENLQYLCLRGYTIGWITLKTDEFVPGLSGLASELVELTEIDAILLAHEYPLDDGEFRLTVIGRSKIPHTNLNLLFQLFDGGGHSQAASLNIRTTDSQAILQQLLESLKSQIPHPPTARDLMSSPVRTIRPETTIAEAQRILLRYGHSGLSVVNNQDKLVGIISRRDLDIALHHGFSHAPVKGYMTTNLKTITPDTTLPQIESLMVIYDIGRLPVLENENLVGIVTRTDVLRELHQADAVDEATKKDREIKINLPQLQTKLNPQLWQLLNIASQEAEKRGWHLYLVGGAVRDLLLAEDQTGTLMINDIDLVVDGFHKAADVGAGVELAKALQQIYQNARLEIHGAFQTAALLWHKDPELDSLWVDIATSRTEFYPYPAANPEVEASSIRQDLYRRDFTINAMALRLTSPRSGELLDFFGGLLDLKAKQIRVLHANSFIEDPTRIYRGVRFAVRFGFEIEQRTEEYIRYAINSGVYDRTTQENTKTPALQTRLKTEIKHILEAPYWQSALHLLDNLGALQCIHPSLKLDGDILRKLHLLEICLRRFDKQKSLNHWQIRLELLITHLEPKYRAKIAKNLQLSDDSIARLNKLIETQTTVITSLPNCKSPSQIVQLLRKYDLPTLILIALQSQRKIKRKIWHFLTYLANIQPLLNGNDLKQLGYQPSPLYKQILDDLLTATLDGLIKDEAEAREFLAKHYPR, encoded by the coding sequence ATGGATATAATTCTTTGTCACACAACTGCTGATTTTGACGCTTTAGGGGCGGCTGTGGGATTAACTTGTCTCAAGCCGGGAAGTAAGATTGTGTTAACTGGGGGAGCGCATCCACCTGTGAGGGATTTTTTGGCTCTGTATCGGGATGAATATTCGCTGATTGAAAGGCGTGCTGTCAATCCTGAAAAAATCCGTTCTTTGATGGTGGTGGATACTCAACAGCGCGATCGCTTGGGTAAAGCTGCTGAATGGTTCGATTTACCCAATGTTCAAGAAATTGTAGTTTATGACCATCATCTTGGACAAGATAGCGATATTCCCACTACGCAATTATATGTTGATCGGGTGGGTGCTACTACAACTTTAATGGTGGAAGAACTGCAAAAACGTGGTATTTCCCTCACTTCTGCTCAAGCAACGGTGATGGCTTTGGGGATTCATGTTGATACTGGTTCTTTAACTTATGACCAGTCTACGTCTAGAGATGCTTTAGCTTTAGCTTGGTTGATGCAGCAAGGGGCAAGTTTATCTGTAATTTCAACATACCGTGATCCTGGTTTATCTCCCCAGTTGCAACAATTATTAACTCAGGCGCTGGAAAATTTACAATATCTTTGTCTGCGGGGATATACGATTGGTTGGATTACGCTGAAAACAGATGAGTTTGTACCAGGGTTATCAGGTTTAGCATCAGAACTGGTTGAGTTAACAGAAATTGATGCCATACTTTTGGCACATGAATATCCTTTGGATGATGGTGAATTTCGGTTAACGGTGATTGGTAGATCCAAAATTCCCCATACAAATCTTAATCTCTTATTTCAACTTTTTGACGGTGGTGGACATTCCCAAGCCGCATCTTTAAATATTCGCACCACTGACTCACAAGCAATCTTACAACAACTCTTAGAAAGCTTAAAATCCCAAATTCCCCATCCTCCCACAGCGAGAGATTTAATGTCTTCTCCTGTGCGTACTATTCGACCAGAAACCACTATCGCAGAAGCTCAAAGAATTTTACTACGTTACGGACATTCTGGTTTATCTGTTGTTAATAATCAAGATAAATTAGTTGGTATTATCTCCCGACGTGATTTAGATATTGCTTTACATCACGGTTTCAGTCATGCACCAGTCAAAGGTTACATGACAACTAATTTAAAGACAATTACACCAGATACTACCTTACCACAAATTGAGTCTTTGATGGTAATTTATGACATTGGACGTTTACCAGTATTAGAAAACGAAAATCTCGTTGGTATTGTCACTCGCACCGACGTTTTAAGGGAATTACATCAAGCGGATGCGGTCGATGAAGCAACAAAAAAAGATCGAGAAATTAAGATTAATCTGCCACAATTACAAACTAAATTAAATCCTCAACTTTGGCAATTACTAAATATAGCATCTCAAGAAGCAGAAAAACGAGGTTGGCATCTTTATTTAGTAGGTGGTGCAGTCCGGGATTTACTGTTAGCAGAAGACCAAACTGGCACATTAATGATTAATGATATTGATTTAGTAGTTGATGGTTTCCATAAAGCAGCAGATGTGGGTGCAGGAGTGGAACTAGCAAAAGCACTACAGCAAATTTATCAAAATGCCCGTTTAGAAATTCATGGTGCATTTCAAACTGCTGCTTTATTGTGGCATAAAGACCCAGAGTTAGATTCATTATGGGTAGATATTGCCACTTCTAGAACTGAATTTTACCCTTATCCAGCAGCAAATCCTGAAGTTGAAGCGAGTTCAATTCGTCAAGATTTATATAGAAGAGATTTTACTATTAATGCAATGGCATTAAGGTTAACATCTCCTCGGAGTGGTGAATTATTAGATTTTTTTGGTGGTTTATTGGATTTAAAAGCAAAGCAGATCAGGGTTTTACACGCTAACAGTTTTATTGAAGATCCTACTCGAATTTATCGCGGAGTTCGGTTTGCTGTGAGGTTTGGATTTGAAATAGAACAGAGAACAGAAGAGTATATTCGCTATGCTATAAATAGCGGAGTTTATGACAGAACAACTCAAGAAAATACCAAAACTCCCGCTTTGCAAACTCGTTTAAAAACAGAAATAAAACATATTCTCGAAGCACCGTATTGGCAATCAGCTTTACATTTATTAGATAATTTAGGTGCGTTACAGTGTATCCATCCTAGCCTAAAATTAGATGGAGACATTTTACGAAAATTACATTTATTAGAAATTTGTTTGCGAAGATTTGACAAACAAAAAAGTTTAAATCATTGGCAAATTCGGTTAGAGCTATTAATTACTCACTTAGAACCGAAATATCGAGCAAAGATAGCTAAAAATCTGCAATTATCTGATGATAGTATTGCTAGATTAAATAAATTAATTGAAACGCAAACAACAGTAATAACATCATTGCCAAATTGTAAATCACCTAGTCAAATTGTCCAATTGTTGCGAAAGTATGATTTACCGACTTTGATTTTAATTGCTTTGCAAAGTCAGCGAAAAATTAAGCGTAAGATTTGGCATTTTTTAACCTATTTGGCAAACATACAACCTTTATTAAATGGGAATGATTTAAAACAACTGGGTTATCAACCTAGTCCCTTATATAAGCAAATTCTGGATGATTTATTGACTGCTACTTTAGATGGTTTAATTAAGGATGAAGCTGAGGCACGAGAATTTTTAGCCAAGCATTATCCTCGTTAA
- the psbZ gene encoding photosystem II reaction center protein PsbZ, translated as MTIVFQFALVSLVLMSFVLVVGVPVAYATPQNWVESKKLLWVGSGVWIALVLLVGLLNFFVV; from the coding sequence ATGACCATAGTATTCCAATTTGCTTTAGTATCTCTAGTTCTGATGTCCTTCGTCCTAGTTGTTGGTGTTCCTGTTGCTTACGCAACTCCTCAAAACTGGGTTGAATCTAAAAAGCTGCTTTGGGTTGGTTCTGGTGTTTGGATTGCCTTAGTGCTTTTAGTGGGTTTATTAAACTTTTTTGTGGTGTAA
- the ribH gene encoding 6,7-dimethyl-8-ribityllumazine synthase yields MAVFEGTFTQTEPLKFALVIGRFNDLVTVKLLEGCQDCLKRHGINPDPQGNQVDYVWVPGSFEVPTVARQLALSHRYDAIICLGAVIKGQTPHFDYVSAEVAKGIAAASFQTGVPVIFGILTTDTMQQALERAGIKSNHGWDYAMNAIEMASLMRQLRSNLAEPYALNAQSLPASLQNPVESEVV; encoded by the coding sequence ATGGCAGTTTTTGAGGGAACATTTACTCAAACAGAGCCTTTAAAGTTTGCGCTGGTAATAGGTCGATTCAATGACCTAGTTACCGTCAAGCTTTTAGAAGGATGTCAAGATTGTCTAAAGCGTCACGGTATAAATCCTGACCCTCAAGGCAATCAAGTAGACTATGTATGGGTTCCAGGCAGTTTTGAAGTTCCTACGGTAGCTCGCCAGTTAGCACTCTCCCATCGCTATGATGCCATAATTTGCTTAGGTGCGGTAATTAAAGGGCAAACACCCCATTTTGATTATGTATCTGCTGAAGTAGCTAAAGGTATTGCTGCTGCCAGCTTTCAAACTGGTGTACCTGTGATTTTTGGCATTTTGACTACAGATACCATGCAGCAAGCATTGGAAAGAGCAGGGATTAAAAGTAATCACGGCTGGGATTATGCCATGAACGCCATAGAAATGGCCAGTTTGATGCGTCAGTTACGCTCTAACCTAGCAGAACCTTATGCTCTTAATGCCCAATCTTTACCAGCATCACTACAAAATCCTGTGGAGTCAGAAGTAGTTTAG